TATTTCATGGGGCGAGCTCTCCTCTCTTTTATCTAGGTCTAGGTATGCGGGCAGGCGGGAATTATGCCAAAAAGTCATACCCTCCCGCTTTTTGCGGGGTGGGGCGCCGGGCGTTGTGTGGAAGCGCGAGGGGGCATGCCTGCCCCTGGCGCCCGGGTTTATCCGGCGGGTTTGGCCGGCGCGGGGCGTGCCGGCGGGGGCGCCTGTTCAGCCGCCGGCGGCGCGGCGCGCCAGGATTCAGCGGGCCGCGCCAGCGACCCGCCCGCCTGGAACGCCGACAGCATGTTGGAGGTCAGCGAGGCGTTGAACGAAGCGACGCCGAAGATGACCGTGAGCGCCGTCGCGATGCCCGTGGCGATCATGGTCACGGTCAGCGACGAGAACTTCACGTCGAATTTCGCTTCGAGGGCTTCGTAGTTGCGCTGTATCCGCGCGCAGGTGTCTTCGATCCTGTCGACCGTCGCGTCCATATGCGCGATACGCGCGTCCATGCGCGCCTCGTGCGCGGAAAGCTTGCTGTCCAGCTCGTAGCGGCTGACGTAATTCCTCATTCGCGGCATGCGATACCTCCTCGTGGCCAGGCCCGCACGTGAGTAACGCGGGGACGCCGTGGAGTCCGCGGGGAGCGTGCCGGATTGGTGCCCGGAACCGGAATCGAACCGGTACGCCTTGCGGCGGGAGATTTTAAGTCTCCTGTGTCTACCAATTTCACCATCCGGGCGGTGAGGCAAAAGCGCCACCCTATGGGGGACGCCATGCGCGGCGCTGCTTGAGCGAAGCGGGATTGTACCTGCTGTGCGGAGGGGCGCGCCGCGCGGCCGCCAGGGGGCGTTCGTGCCGCGGTTTGCGCCTTGCGGCCAGGGCGCGCGCGGCGCGGCTGGCGGTGAAATCCGATACAATGGCCGCCCTGCAAGGACCGCGGCACGATAGACGCCCCCGCCTTGTCCGGGCGTTGCGGGAAGGATGGCAGAGTGGTCGATTGCACCGGTCTTGAAAACCGGCGACGGGAAACCGTCCGTGGGTTCGAATCCCACTCCTTCCGCCACTTCAGCCCCTGAGTGGGCCTGCGCTTACGCCACCCTACGCCCCATCGTCCTCGCCATCCCGGACCCGGGATTCAAGGAATCGATTCCACCAGGAATTCATACACGGGCATGGGCTCCTTGGCGCCATTCGGGAAAATGAAGTTGTCGCCATGGAGTTTTTCGAACGTTATTCGAAAACGCGAAGCGCGGATGCGGAATTCCCACTCTTCGCCAAGGCCGCCGAATCGCACCTCCGCGAACCGGTCATCGGTCTCGTCCAATAAGGTTCCGTAGAGATCCCACTCCTTGTCCTGGGCCTCATCGTCGTTGAGAAAAATCTCCAGCCGTGGATTGTCCTCTTTCTCGAAGGTGTAGGACAGCTTGAATACGAGTCCGAAAGCATCAGCGTGGTAGGCGTTATGAGGCCCACGCATGATGCTGATTCTCTTAATTGGACGTTCGGGCATTTTCTTTCGGCACGGGACGAAGCGGCAGGCCCGCCGCGTTCCATGCCTCGAGGCCGCCGCGATACCAGAACGTGTTGAGCTTGCCTTCCCCCGAACGCAGCGCGGCATTGTAGGAAGAGCGGTCATTGAGCCCGGTTCCGAAGAAAACGATGGGCAGCTTCGCATCGCCCTGCGCCTTCGAGGAGAGCCATTCCACGAGCCGTTCCTGCATGGTGTCCGTCAGGCTGCCGTCGCGTCCGGTCTCCGGCTCCTGGATGGCGCCGGGGATGGTCTGGTCGCTCCGGCTGGTGTCGATCAGCAGGACCTTGTCGCCCGATTTCAGGAAATCGACCAACTGCGCGGTGGTCACGACGCGCGCGCGCGGATTCGTGGTCGGCGTCGGACCCTTGTAGGGCGCCGGAAACAGGACGAGGGTCGGCGGCGTGCCGAAATCCTTGGCTTCATTGAAATTGCCGGTGGACACCGGGGCGTTCGACGCGTTCGACGGCGCCGGCGCATTCGCCGCGGGCGCCGCGGCGGGGTTCTTGGCGGGCGCGGCGCTGCCGGCCGTGGTCCAGCCGTCGACCGTCTTCATCTCGATGTCGGAAACCATGTCGATCATGGAGCCCAGCAGGTTGTAGCACATGGTGATGCTGGCGTCGTCGTGGCTATACCATGCGTTGATCTCGTCGCAATCGCGATAGACCACGGTCAGCGGCCGCGGCAGCACATAGGTTTTCGAGAGTTCTTCCGCGTTGCTGATCATGCCTTCCGAAAAGGCATCCTTGAAGAATTGGCCGAGCCGGTATTTGGACGGCTCGAATTTCATGGTGATCTTGGCGCCGGGCGCGTTCGCCGGTTGCGTGCCTTCGGGGTGCCACGGGCCTACCCGTGTGTAGGGGGCGAGGATGGTGCGCCAGGCCCGATTCTGCTTGGTGTATTCGCCCTCGCATCGGCTCAGCGTGCGCTCGTCCATGCCGGTGCCTTCGGCGAGATTCTGGAACACCGTGGGGTTGCCGCCGTAGATGACGCAGAAAAAGTTGCGATACCGCTTCAGGTCGGGCGTGTGCTCGTCCTGCCAAGGGGTTTCGCCGCGGCCGCTCGCTTCGCCCAGCTTGCCGCTGTAATACCATTGCAGCGCGCCATAGATGGCGACCTCGCGGCCTATCGTCTCGATGTCCTTGTCGTCGGTCTTGTAGATGGTCGGATCCACCAGATGCAGCGCCGAGAAGATATCGACGGCGTCTTCCTCCGGCCCGGTCGAGGGGAGATCCAGCTCGCCGATCAAGGCGTGGCCGAATTCATGCGTGAAGATGCTTTGCGCGATGCCGAGATAGGCCGCCACGCGGCGTACGGTGGTGCCGTCGAACTGGGGAATGGGGCCGATTCCCTGGTAGCGCTGCTCCATGGCGTTGAGGACCACGCCGGGCGGGTCGCCGGCCTCCTTGTTGCCGGCCTTCCTGGCGGGTTTGGGGGGATCGCCGGCATCCGCGTTGTCGGCCGCCTTCTTGGCCTCCGCCAAGGTCATGGCCTTGAAACCGGAAACGCCGAACATGCCGGTGTCGTAGGCCATGATGCCGACCTGGTCGATCGCCAGCGTGCCCGGTTCCACCGTGCCGACCTTCTTGCCGTTCAAGAAAAACGTGGCGCCGTCGTCGGCTTCGATCAACTGGGCAAAATCGTCGCCGCCGAGTTTTGCCGCCTTGGGCTGGCTGGCGATCTTGACGTTTTTCCCGCGCACGACACAGAAGAGATTCACGTCGGCGGAGGCCGTGACCTCCATCAGACAGAGATCGCCGCTGCTTGTGTTGCGGGTGAGCAGTCCGATGGACGCCGACGGCTGCTTGGAATCGACGGCAAGGCGCGCGGAGACGTAGCGGCCGGCGTCGCCCGCCGCGCCGCGCCCGAGGACCAGCGTTTGTTCGGATTGTTTCGCGTCGTCGTTCTGGAGAACGAACCAGGGGCCCTGTTCACGCGAACTCCATCCCTGGCGCAATTGGGTTTTTTCCGCGCCCCGCAGGGGGCCGAGCGGATCGGGCGTGGCCGCCGAGGCAGGATTCATGCACAGGACCGCAAGCCCCAATGCGAGCGACACCGCGCCGGCGCGCGACATCCGGAAGGCGATTCGTCCCGCGCCCGCATCCCCGTCATTCCGATTCATCGAAACTCTCCCCGGCCCCTCGACCGACATCTGGAATAGAAAAAGGCCCCCCGCGCCGCGCGGCCATGCCGCTTGCAGCCCCCCAAGAGGCTTTCTTATACGCGGGGCGGCCTGTCAGCAAAAAACAGCATATTATCCGCTGCCGGGAGAAATTGCCGCCGGCCTTTCATGCCGGGTCCGGGAAGAGCGGGCCGTGGCCGCGAACCGCCGCCAGCCGATTCACTTCTTCACGTCGCACAAATAGCTGGTGATCATGTCCGACACGTGCTTCACCCGGTTCATGACGCGCTCCTTGGCGCCCAGGTCCACGTCCAGCACATACGACAAGGTATAGCGGTTGGAGAGGGAATAAGACCCGAGGCCGGAAATCGAGACGTAGAGGTCTATCCAGTCCGCGTCCTGCCGGAATACCCCTTTTTCCTTTCCGCGTTCGAGGATGTCGTGCAGCGCGTTGCGCAGCGGATTGAACATGTCGGGAATGACCCTGGACTTCCTGATATGCGCCGCCTTGTGCAGGTTCTCGGTGGAAAGCAGTTGTATGAAGTCCGGCTGGTCGATGAAGTGCTGGACCGTCTTCACCACCAGTTCGCGCATGTCCGCCACCGGGTCCTCGCCCGACAGCGACAGCTCGTTCTGCCGCTCGCGCATCGCGCCGTAGGCCCGCTCCATGACCTCGATGAAAAGCGCTTCCTTGCTGGCGAAGTAGTGATAGACCAGGTTCTTGCTGATCTTGCAGCGGGCCACGATGGCGTCGATGCGCGCGCCGTCGTAGCCGCGGGTGGCGAACTCCTTGCTGGCGACGGCCAGGATCCGTTCGCGCGTCGCCGCGGCATTGCGCGTGCGCCGCGCGCCTTCCTTGTCCGGATTGCCTGTGGCGGCGGGTTTGGTTTTGTCTTTGTTCATCTCGGTTTCTCATGGCGAGTGTACATGCCGGGCTTGCCGAACCTGCTGTAAACCCTGATGCCGCTGTCCTTGACAGGCCCGGCGCCGATTCCATATCGTACTCCTTATTGTACTTACTGGTTAGTTAGTTAAGGCCGATCGCAGGGCCGATTCACAGGGCCGCTGACGGGCCGATCACAAGGCTGGTTCACTTGTACGCCGCGCGCCGCGCGCGTGGCACGGAGAAACGATGGACACTGCATTTCACGCCCGCGCCGGCGTGCGGGTCGGCTGCGATATCGGCGGCACCTTCACGGATATCGTGCTGGCCATGCCGGACGGCCGGCTCTACGTCAACAAGACGTCCACCACGCCCGAGAACCTGGGGCTGGCGATCACCCGGGGCCTCCAGGCCCTGATCGACCAGGCGGGGATCGCGGCGGGCGACATCGCCGAAATCGTCCACGGCACCACCACGGCGTCCAACACGATCCTGCAGAAGGTGGGCGCCCGGACGGCCGTGCTGACCACCGAGGGATTCCGCGACGTGCTGGAGATCGCGCGCATCCGCACGCCCACCATGTTCGACCTGGGCTGGTCCAAGCCGCAGCCGCTGGCGCCGCGCCGCTACCGCCGGGGCATCCGCGAACGCATCGATGCCCAGGGCCGTGTCGTCACCCCGCTCGACGAGGAGCAGCTTCTGCGGGAAGTGGGCGAACTGGCCGGCGAGGGCGTTGCCGCCATCGCCATCTGCTTCCTGAACAGCTACATCAATCCGGCGCACGAACGGCGCGCCAAGGCGCTCATCGAGGCGGCTTTCCCCAGCCTGCTGCTGAGCGTGTCCTGCGACGTGCTGCCGGAGATCAAGGAATACGAGCGCACCAGCACCACGGTGGTCAACGCCTACATACTGCCGGCCATGCGCACCTACCTGGCGCGCTTGAAGGACGACCTGGCCCGCATGGGCGTGACCGCCTCCCTCCAGGTCATGGCGTCCAACGGCGGCATGATGGGGATCGCCTCGGCGACGGAGAAACCGGTGTTCGCGGTGGCCTCCGGCCCGGCGGGCGGCGTGGCCGGCGCGGCGCAGATCGGCGCCCTGAGCGGGGATCGCGACCTGATCGTCTTCGACATGGGCGGCACCACCGCGAAGGCGTCCATCATCGCGGCCGGGACGCCGTCGCTGACCAACGAGTACGAGTTCCGCGACGGCATCAGCGCCCCCAGCCGCTTCATCAAGGGCGGCGGCTACGTGCTGAAGGTGCCGGCCATCGACATCGCCGAGGTCGGCGCCGGCGGCGGCTCCATCGCGGGCATCGACGCCGGCGGCCTGTTGTGCGTGGGGCCGGAGTCGGCGGGCGCCTATCCGGGGCCGGCCTGCTACGGCAACGGCAACGACAGGCCCACGGTGACCGACGCCAATATGGTCCTGGGATACCTGAATCCCAAGGCCCTGGCGGGCGGCAGCCTGGCGGTGAACGCCGAACTCTCCCGTGACGCCATCGCGCGGCACATCGCCGCCCCCTTGAACCTGGACGTCCTGGCGGCGGCCCATGGCATACGGCAGGTGGCCAACGTCAACATGGCGCGGGCCATCCGCGCGGTGACGGTCGAGCGGGGCAGGGATCCGCGCGACATGGCGATGATCGCGTTCGGCGGCGGCGGCCCCCTGCATGCCGTCTCGGTGGCGCGGCTGCTGGGCATCACGCGCGTCATCGCGCCCATCATGGCCGGCGTGTTCTGCTCGGCGGGCATGCTGTCCGCCGACGCGGAGCACAACTTCGTGAAGGCGGTGCTGCGGCGTCTCGACGATTGCGAGCCAGCGGCGCTGGCGGCGATCGCCGACGACCTGCGCGCCCAGGGCCGGGACATCCTGGCCTCCGAAGGGTATGCGAACGCCGCGGTGGAAACCGTCGTCTTCGCCGACGTCCGCTACCTGGGCCAGAGTTCCGAGCTGACGGTGCCCCTGGCGGCCGGCGCTCTCGATGCGAGCGCGCTGGATCGGCTGAAGGACGATTTCAACGCCGAGTATGCGCGCACCTTCGGCTATAGCAGCGACGAGCCGCTGGAGCTGGTGAACATGCGCGTGTCGGCCTACGGCCGCAGCGGCCAGCGCCTGGATTTCGGCCACTGCAAGGTGGACGCCTCCGCGCTGGCCGGCGAATCGGGCGTGCGCATGGTCAGCTTTTCCGCGGACGAGCCGCCCCGCGAGACGCGGCTGGTGCCGCGCGGCGCCTTGACGCGGCAGAAGATGGACGGGCCGCTGATCATCGAGTCCTACGACACGACCATCGTCGTGCCGCCGCGCTGCAGCGCCCACGCCGACGGCGTCGGCAACATCATCATCGACCTGCACCAGGAAACCGCATGAATCCCATCATCGACCCGATTACCTTCGCGGTAGTCAAGAACGCCATGGACGCCATCGTGGACGAAGTGGCCTATACGGTCCTGCGCACCGCCCGCTCGGAGATCGTCAAGGACGTCATGGATTATTCCGCGGCGATCTGCGACCGCCACGGCCAGATGATCGCCCAGGCCAAGACCATCGCGCTGCACCTGGGCGCGATCCCGGAGGCGATGGCTTCGGTGCAGGCCCGCTACGGCGATTCCCTGCGGCCCGGCGACGCGATCATCGTCAACGATCCCTACGACGGCGGGATGCACCTGCCGGACATCTTCATGTTCGTGCCTTTCTTCTACCGGGGCGAACTGGAGGGGTATTGCGTGGTGATCTGCCATCACACGGACGTGGGCGGCCGCGTGCCGGGATCGAACGCCAGCGATTCGACGGAAATCTACCAGGAAGGCCTGCGCATTCCCGTGGTCAAGTTCTATGAGGAAGGGCGCGTCAACGACATCATGGAGCGCGTCATCGCGCGCAATGTGCGCGTGCCCGGCCGGGTGCTGGGCGACCTGCGCGCGCAGTACGCGGCCTGCCAGGTCGGCGTGCGGGAACTGACCTCCCTGCTGGACCGCTACGGCCGCGATTCGGCGCGCGCCTATTTCGCGGAATTGCTGGATTACGCGGAGCGCCTCACCCGCGAGGAGATCCGCCGCTGGCCCAAGGGCACCTACACCTTCCTGGACCATATCGACGACGACGGGCTTTCCCCGGACCCCATCCCGATCAAGGTGGCGGTGACCGTGCACGAAGACCATGTCAGCGTGGACTACACGGGTTCCGCCCCGCAGGTGCGGGCCGCCATCAACTCCACCCTGTCCTACACCAAATCGTGCACCTACCTGAGCGTGCGCTGCGCGCTCAAGGGCGACGTGCCCAACAACGCCGGCGTATTCCGCTGCGTGGACATCTCCGTGCCGGAAGGAACGGTGCTGAATCCCCTGGAGCCGGCCGCCGTCGCGGCGCGCGCGCTGACCGGCTACCGGGTGTTCGACGCCATGCTCGGCGCGCTGGCGCAGGTGGTGCCCGACCGCGTGCCCGCGGCCGGGGAGGGCGGCAACACGGTGGTATGCCTTTCGGGCAAGAGCGACGAGGGCAAGCCCTACATCATCGTCGACATGGTCTGCGGCGCCTGGGGCGGCCGGCCGCAGGCCGACGGCATCGAAGCCATCACCAACGCGTCCCAGAATCTGTCCAATACGCCGGTGGAGACGCTGGAAGCGCAGCATCCGGTCCGCGTCGAAGCCTATGAATTGCTGCCCGATTCCTGCGGGGCGGGACGCTTCCGCGGCGGCCTGGGCATCCGCCGCAGCTATCGGGTGCTGGGCGACGACGTGCTGTTGCAGTTGCGGGCGGACCGGATGAAGTTCCCGCCCTACGGCCTGGGCGGCGGCAAGCCCGCGCGGGCGGCGGCCAATACCCTGCATAGCGGCGAGGACGATATCTCCCTGCCCAGCAAGGTGGGCATGCTGATCCAGCGCAACGACGTGGTCACGCACGACCAGCCCGGCGGCGGCGGCTTCGGCGATCCCTTGCTGCGCGAGGAGGCCGCCATCGAGCAGGATGTCTGGAACCAGAAGTTGACGGCGGAGTACGTGCGGGACCATTACCGCATGGTCGTCGACCCCCGGACCGGAAAAATCGACCGGGCCGCCACGCAGGCGCTGCGGGCGCAATGACCGGAAAGTCCAACCAATTCAAGGGGAACAAAATGAATCGTAGGAAAGCGTTGTCCATGGTGTCCGGGGCGCTTGCGCTGGCGGCGGGCCTGGCCTTGCCGCCGGCGGCGCGGGCCGCCGACAAGCTGCTGGTGCGGCTGGACTTCTCGCCCTGGGGCATGCACGGCGCCATGCACCTGGCGCTCCAGAAAGGTTGGTTCAAGGACGCGGGCCTGGACGTGGAGGTGCAGGACGGCACCGGCACGATCAACACCTTGCAACTGCTGGCGGCGGGGCAGGTGGACGTGGGCCAGGTCGCCCTGGGCACCATGGCGGTCGCCAAGGAAAACGGGCTGGACCTGATGTCCATCGCGGGTTTCGCCCGCACCGGCGACCTGGCCGTGCTGACGGACGAGAAGCTGGGCGTGAAGTCGCCCAAGGACTTGGCCGGCAAGAAAATCGTCTGTTTCACCACCAGCCCCTGGGCGCCGTTCATCGATCCCTTCCTGAAGGTCAATGGCCTGTCGCGGAGCGACGTGAGCGTGGTGATGGTGGCGCCCAGCGCCATGGTCTCCACCTACGCGTCCGGCAATAGCGACGGTCTCATGACGCAGGCGCCGTTCGGCCAGCCCATGGTGCGCAAGACGCGTCCGGCTTCCGCCCTGTTGCTGGCCGACAGCGGCATCTCCTTCCCCAGCTACGGCCTGGTTGCCACGCCCGCGACCATCAAGGGCAAGGGCGAGGCGTTGCGCAAGTTCGTCGCGGTGCAACTGCGCGCCTGGAAATACATCTATGACGGCCACGTCGAGGAGGCGGTCGCCGCCATCGTCGCCGACCGGCCCAATGCCAGGCTGGACCCCGACGTGTTGCGCGAGCAGATCCAGGCCTATCGCCCCTTCTTCGAAAGCCCCGCCAAGCCCGGCCTGGCGTTCGGCATCCAGACCGACGCGGACTGGTCCGCGGCCATCGCCACGCTGGAGAAGACCGGCCAGGTCAAGGCCGGACACGTTCCCGCCGACTACTACACCAACGCCCTGTTGCCGAACTGATATCTGAGCAAGGAGATGCGCCGTGTCCGGGTTCCTGGAAATCGCGCGATTGAACAAGATCTACCGCTCGGACAGCGGCCCCTTGCACGCCTTGCAGGACGTGGCGCTGGACATCGCCGAGGGCGAGTTCGTCAGCATCGTCGGCCCGAGCGGCTGTGGCAAAAGCACGCTGCTCAAATGCATCGCGGGCCTGGAAGGCATCAGCAGCGGCACGCTGAAGCTGCGCGGCAAGCCCATCCTGGAGCCGCCGGAAGACATGGGCGTGGTGTTCCAGCGGGATCTGCTGCTGGAGTGGCGCAACATCCTGGACAACGTGCTGCTGGCGGCGGAATTCCACGACGCGCCGCGGGCCGCGCACGAACCCCGCGCGCGCGAGCTGCTGGACCTGTTCGGGCTGTCCGCGTTCATCGACCGCTATCCGCGCGAGTTGTCCGGCGGCATGCGGCAGCGCGTGTCCATCTGCCGCGCGCTGCTGCTGGATCCGCAACTGCTGCTGATGGACGAGCCCTTCGGCGCGCTGGATCCCTTCACCCGCGACGAGCTGAACGTCGAGTTGCAGCGCGCCTGGATGGCGACCGGCAAGACCGTGGTGTTCATCACGCATTCGGTTTCCGAAGCGGTCTACCTGGGCAGCCGCGTGGTGATGATGGCGCGCGGCCCGGGACGCGTGGCGGAGGTGATCCCCATCGAGCTGGAGCGTCCGCGCGGGCTGGAGGTGCGTGAAACCGCCGGCTTCGCGGGCTACGTATCGCACATCCGGGACACTTTCCGCGGATTGGGCATCTACAAGAATTGAGCGGAGAGCGCCGTGAACCAACTGTGGAAACGCACCATGCGCAGCCGGCAGGCTTTCGCCACGATGCTGGTCCTTTTGATTGTCTGGGAGATCGCGGTGCGGACCCTGGGGATCCGGGAGTTTCTCCTGCCCGCGCCCAGCAAGGTCATCCTCGAATTCTTCAAGCAGCCGGGCTATCTGCTCATGCAGAGCCTGGATACGCTGGGCACGACGCTCGCCGGCTTCGTGCTGGCGGTCGTGCTGGGCGTGGCGGCGGCGATCGGCATCGTCTACTCGCGCTTTCTCGACCGCACCTTGTACTCGCTGCTGGTGGCGATGAACGCGGTGCCCAAGGTGGCGCTGGCGCCGCTGTTCGTGATCTGGCTGGGAACCAGCGCGGCGCCGAAGATCGCCATCGCATTGCTGATCGCCATTTTTCCCATCCTGATCGATACCGTGCTGGGGCTGCGCTCCACCGATCCCGACATGCTGGACATGGCGCGCGTCAATCGCGCGTCGCGCGCCAAGATCCTCTGGAAGATCCGCTTTCCCAACGCCATGCCCAGCCTGCTGGCGGGCATGAAAGTGGGCATCTCGTTCGCGCTGGTCGGCACCATCGTGGGGGAATTCGTCGCCGGCGAGACGGGGCTGGGCCACGTGATCCTGGTGGCGCAGGGCAGCTTCGATACGCCGACGGTCTTCGTCGCGCTGGCCCTGCTCTGCATCCTGGGCGTGCTGCTTTTCAAGGCCATCGAGCTCGCCGAAGAGCGCCTGCTGGGATGGCACGCTTCGCAGCGCGAGCGCCCGGATGCCGCGGTCTGACAGCCCCGCCGTGCCGCCTATTGCTGCTTCAGCGACGCCGAGTCGATCACGAAGCGATACTTCACGTCGCTCTTGAGCATGCGCTCATAGGCCTCGTTGATCTGTTGCACCGGGATCAGCTCGATATCCGAGGTGATGCCGTGCTCGCCGCAGAAGTCCAGCATTTCCTGGGTTTCGGCGATGCCGCCGATCAGCGAACCCGCCAGGCGGCGGCGCTTGAAGATCAGGTTGAAGACCTGGGGAGAGGGATGGTCGTGTTCGGGCACGCCCACCAGCACCATCGTGCCGTCGCGCCGCAGCAGGTTCAGGAAGGGATTGAGATCGTGCTGCGCCGCCACCGTATTGAGGATGAGGTCGAAGCTGTTCGCATGGGCGTTCATCTCGTCGGGATTCCTGGAAATAACGACTTCGCTCGCCCCCAGGCGCTTGCCGTCCTCGATCTTGGACGGCGAGGTGGTGAACAGCACCACGTGCGCGCCCATCGCGGCGGCCAGCTTCACGCCCATGTGGCCGAGGCCGCCCAGGCCCACGATGCCGACCTTCTTGCCGGGCCCCGCGCCCCAGGTGCGCAGCGGCGAATAGGTGGTGATGCCCGCGCACAGCAGCGGCGCCACGCCGGCCAGGTCCAGGTTTCGGGGGATGCTCAGGACATAGGCCTCGTCCACCACCATCTGCGACGAGTAGCCGCCGTAGGTGGTGGCGCCGGTCTGCTTGTCGATGCCGTTGTAGGTCGGCACGAAGCCCGTTTCGCCTTCGCAGTATTGCTCCAGGCCTTCCTTGCAGCTAGGGCAGGCGCGGCAGGAGTCGACCATGCAGCCCACGCCGACGATGTCGCCGATCTTGAACCTGGTGGCCTGCGAGCCGACGGCGGTCACGCGGCCGACGATTTCGTGGCCCGGCACGACGGGGTAGATGGTGTTGCGCCACTCATCGCGCGCCTGGTGCAGGTCCGAATGGCAGACGCCGCAGTACAGCACGTCCAGTTGCACGTCGAATTCGCGCAAGTCGCGGACTTGGTAGTTGAAAGGCGCGAGCGCGGCCTTGGGGCCGGTGGCGCCGAACGCATAAGTGGTGGTCATGGGGGATCTCCGGACAGCGAGAAAAATTGCGAAAACCGTGGAACAGGCGGGACGGCGATGCCGCGCGAGGGTGCGCCGGCTGGCCCGCGCCGCCGAGGTGGGCGCGGGCCGGCGCGCCGCCGTGATCCACGTCAGGGTCAATACTAGGCTGATTCGGCGGGCGGCCGCGTGCCTAAACGAAGCGGATACTTGCCTATTTCTCCGACATTTTTCTCATGGCGGGACAGGCTTTTCTCATTGCGCGTGCAAGTGCTCGAAGAGGATGGAGGCGCCCACGCCGATCAGCACCAGGCCGCCGAAGATTTCCGCGCGCTTGCCGACCAGGCTGCCCAGCACCCGGCCCAGCATCACGCCCACGGTCACCATCAGCAGGGTGGCCAGTCCGATCACCGAGGCGGTGATGAAGATGTTGTTGTCGATGAAAGCGAGGCTGACGCCGACCGCCATCGCGTCGATGCTGGTGGCGAAGCCGGTCAGGGCCAGGTTCCAGAAGGAATGCTTGCGCGGCGGCTGGCTGGCCTTGTCGTCGCGCTGGCCGCGGACGGCGTTGCGTATCATCAGGAGCCCGAGGATGGACAACATGACGAAGGCCAGCCAGTGGTCCCAGTTTTGCACGTACCTGGCGGCCGCCGAGCCGATCAGCCAGCCGATCACCGGGGTAATGGCCTCG
This genomic interval from Bordetella genomosp. 10 contains the following:
- a CDS encoding DUF4344 domain-containing metallopeptidase: MSVEGPGRVSMNRNDGDAGAGRIAFRMSRAGAVSLALGLAVLCMNPASAATPDPLGPLRGAEKTQLRQGWSSREQGPWFVLQNDDAKQSEQTLVLGRGAAGDAGRYVSARLAVDSKQPSASIGLLTRNTSSGDLCLMEVTASADVNLFCVVRGKNVKIASQPKAAKLGGDDFAQLIEADDGATFFLNGKKVGTVEPGTLAIDQVGIMAYDTGMFGVSGFKAMTLAEAKKAADNADAGDPPKPARKAGNKEAGDPPGVVLNAMEQRYQGIGPIPQFDGTTVRRVAAYLGIAQSIFTHEFGHALIGELDLPSTGPEEDAVDIFSALHLVDPTIYKTDDKDIETIGREVAIYGALQWYYSGKLGEASGRGETPWQDEHTPDLKRYRNFFCVIYGGNPTVFQNLAEGTGMDERTLSRCEGEYTKQNRAWRTILAPYTRVGPWHPEGTQPANAPGAKITMKFEPSKYRLGQFFKDAFSEGMISNAEELSKTYVLPRPLTVVYRDCDEINAWYSHDDASITMCYNLLGSMIDMVSDIEMKTVDGWTTAGSAAPAKNPAAAPAANAPAPSNASNAPVSTGNFNEAKDFGTPPTLVLFPAPYKGPTPTTNPRARVVTTAQLVDFLKSGDKVLLIDTSRSDQTIPGAIQEPETGRDGSLTDTMQERLVEWLSSKAQGDAKLPIVFFGTGLNDRSSYNAALRSGEGKLNTFWYRGGLEAWNAAGLPLRPVPKENARTSN
- a CDS encoding TetR/AcrR family transcriptional regulator codes for the protein MNKDKTKPAATGNPDKEGARRTRNAAATRERILAVASKEFATRGYDGARIDAIVARCKISKNLVYHYFASKEALFIEVMERAYGAMRERQNELSLSGEDPVADMRELVVKTVQHFIDQPDFIQLLSTENLHKAAHIRKSRVIPDMFNPLRNALHDILERGKEKGVFRQDADWIDLYVSISGLGSYSLSNRYTLSYVLDVDLGAKERVMNRVKHVSDMITSYLCDVKK
- a CDS encoding hydantoinase/oxoprolinase family protein codes for the protein MDTAFHARAGVRVGCDIGGTFTDIVLAMPDGRLYVNKTSTTPENLGLAITRGLQALIDQAGIAAGDIAEIVHGTTTASNTILQKVGARTAVLTTEGFRDVLEIARIRTPTMFDLGWSKPQPLAPRRYRRGIRERIDAQGRVVTPLDEEQLLREVGELAGEGVAAIAICFLNSYINPAHERRAKALIEAAFPSLLLSVSCDVLPEIKEYERTSTTVVNAYILPAMRTYLARLKDDLARMGVTASLQVMASNGGMMGIASATEKPVFAVASGPAGGVAGAAQIGALSGDRDLIVFDMGGTTAKASIIAAGTPSLTNEYEFRDGISAPSRFIKGGGYVLKVPAIDIAEVGAGGGSIAGIDAGGLLCVGPESAGAYPGPACYGNGNDRPTVTDANMVLGYLNPKALAGGSLAVNAELSRDAIARHIAAPLNLDVLAAAHGIRQVANVNMARAIRAVTVERGRDPRDMAMIAFGGGGPLHAVSVARLLGITRVIAPIMAGVFCSAGMLSADAEHNFVKAVLRRLDDCEPAALAAIADDLRAQGRDILASEGYANAAVETVVFADVRYLGQSSELTVPLAAGALDASALDRLKDDFNAEYARTFGYSSDEPLELVNMRVSAYGRSGQRLDFGHCKVDASALAGESGVRMVSFSADEPPRETRLVPRGALTRQKMDGPLIIESYDTTIVVPPRCSAHADGVGNIIIDLHQETA
- a CDS encoding hydantoinase B/oxoprolinase family protein; translated protein: MNPIIDPITFAVVKNAMDAIVDEVAYTVLRTARSEIVKDVMDYSAAICDRHGQMIAQAKTIALHLGAIPEAMASVQARYGDSLRPGDAIIVNDPYDGGMHLPDIFMFVPFFYRGELEGYCVVICHHTDVGGRVPGSNASDSTEIYQEGLRIPVVKFYEEGRVNDIMERVIARNVRVPGRVLGDLRAQYAACQVGVRELTSLLDRYGRDSARAYFAELLDYAERLTREEIRRWPKGTYTFLDHIDDDGLSPDPIPIKVAVTVHEDHVSVDYTGSAPQVRAAINSTLSYTKSCTYLSVRCALKGDVPNNAGVFRCVDISVPEGTVLNPLEPAAVAARALTGYRVFDAMLGALAQVVPDRVPAAGEGGNTVVCLSGKSDEGKPYIIVDMVCGAWGGRPQADGIEAITNASQNLSNTPVETLEAQHPVRVEAYELLPDSCGAGRFRGGLGIRRSYRVLGDDVLLQLRADRMKFPPYGLGGGKPARAAANTLHSGEDDISLPSKVGMLIQRNDVVTHDQPGGGGFGDPLLREEAAIEQDVWNQKLTAEYVRDHYRMVVDPRTGKIDRAATQALRAQ
- a CDS encoding ABC transporter substrate-binding protein, whose translation is MNRRKALSMVSGALALAAGLALPPAARAADKLLVRLDFSPWGMHGAMHLALQKGWFKDAGLDVEVQDGTGTINTLQLLAAGQVDVGQVALGTMAVAKENGLDLMSIAGFARTGDLAVLTDEKLGVKSPKDLAGKKIVCFTTSPWAPFIDPFLKVNGLSRSDVSVVMVAPSAMVSTYASGNSDGLMTQAPFGQPMVRKTRPASALLLADSGISFPSYGLVATPATIKGKGEALRKFVAVQLRAWKYIYDGHVEEAVAAIVADRPNARLDPDVLREQIQAYRPFFESPAKPGLAFGIQTDADWSAAIATLEKTGQVKAGHVPADYYTNALLPN